In the Natrinema sp. CBA1119 genome, CGGTAGCAGGTCGTTTTGGTTCGGTCGGCCCCTCGGAATCCGCAGCGGCAGATACAAACGGCATCCGATGCGAGCCGCCGTACCTCAACCCTTTTATTACCGCTGTTCGTTGACTGCCACATGAGCGAAGACGAGGGCACGAACGCGTCAGCCCAGGGTGTCCCGTCCGAGGAGGAATCCGACGACGGCGAGACGGCCGACGTCGATCCCGAGACGTCGAGGGACGAGGACTCGGAGCAGGAATCCGAATCGACCGAATCGGAATCGGCAGAAGCAGCCACGGAGACTGACCCGAGCGCGGACGCGGCCGAAGAGACAACAGCAGTGGAGACGGAAACGACCGCGGACGATGTCGGCGAAGACGGGGATGCACCCGAAACGAGCGAAGACGTTCAGCGCATGCTCGATCGGGTCACCGAGTACGACGACGAACTCGCCCACAAGGTCAACTCGATCGTCGAGGAGGCCCGCGACCTCAACGGGACCGTCAAACACCAGCGCGAGGAACTCGAGGATCTTTCCGAGCGCATCGAGTCCCAGGCCGAGACCATCGGCGAACTCCAGACCGAACTCGACGAGTACGAGACAGCCCTGAACGAGCGCGACGAGAAAATTGCGGAGTACGAAGAGGAGATAGAGGACCTGAAGAGCCGTCTCAAGCGCAAACAGGCGGACTTTCAGAACTACAAGAAACGCGCCAAGAAGCGCCAACAGCAGATCAAGGACCGCGCCGCCGAGGACCTCGTCGAACGTCTCATCGGCGTTCGGGACAACCTCAAACGCGCGCTCGAGGAGGAGAGCGGCGACGTCGAAACGCTCCGGGACGGCGTCGATATGACGCTTCGCGAGTTCGATCGCATCCTCGAGGACGAGAACGTTTCGGAGATCGATCCCGACCCGGGTACCGAGGCCGACCCACAGCGCCACGAGGTCATGATGCAGGTCGACAGCGACCAGCCCGAGGGGGCCATCGCCGACGTCTACACGCCCGGCTACGAGATGGGGGAGAAGGTCATCCAGAACGCTCAGGTGACCGTCTCGAACGGCGAATTCGCGGACGCTGATCCAGACGACGGCGATGGCGACGACGAGAGCGAGGAGGAGGGGGCAGCCGACGAATCGGACGACGGAGGCGACGCCACCGGCGAACCCGACGCTGCTGATGGGGCGACCGGCGACTCCGACGCAGATGCCGACACGACCGCGGACGACGAAGCGGCCGAGGCCGACGAGTCCTCGGCGAACGACGCCGGCGGCGACGACGAAGCGATCGAACTCGGCGGCGAAGTCGCCGAGGACGACCGCGAGGACACTTCCGCGGACGCCGCGGCAGACGAACCGAACGAATAAGGCGAGCGGACGGAGCCGCTCGAGTCGTCGGCGAATCGCGTCTCAGTCCGCCGGTGATTCGCGACTCGAGCCGACGCGGATCGTGTGGCCGAATGTGACGCTCGTTTTTACTGGGACCCAACTGTCTCGAGCGAGGTTGAGAGCCGCGGTATCCGGATTTTATTCGGTTCCTCCGTCTGCCTAGTAACCTTTAAAACAAAGTGCGCACAATACCCGTCCACTATGGCGAGCAACAAGATTCTCGGAATCGACCTCGGGACGACGAACAGCGCGTTCGCGGTGATGGAAGGCGGCGATCCGGAGATTATCGTCAACGGCGAAGGTGAACGAACGACGCCCTCTGTCGTCGCCTTTACCGACGACGACGAACGGCTCGTCGGCAAACCCGCGAAGAATCAGGCGATTCAGAACCCCGAAAAGACGATCGCCTCGATCAAGCGCCACATCGGCGAGGACGACTATACCGTCGAGATCGAGGGCGAGGAGTATACGCCCGAAGAGATTTCGGCAATGATCCTCCAGAAGATCAAACGCGACGCTGAAGACTATCTGGGCGACGACGTAGAGAAAGCCGTCATCACGGTCCCCGCGTACTTCTCCGATCGACAGCGCCAGGCGACCAAAGACGCCGGCGAGATTGCCGGCTTCGAGGTCGAGCGCATCATCAACGAGCCGACGGCCGCGTCGATGGCCTACGGCCTCGATGACGACTCCGACCAGACCGTTCTCGTCTACGACCTTGGTGGCGGTACCTTCGACGTCTCTATTCTCGATCTCGGCGGCGGCGTCTACGAGGTCGTCGCGACCAACGGTGACAACGACCTCGGTGGCGACGACTGGGACGAGGCCATCATCGACTGGCTCGCCGACGAGTTCGAGGACGAACACGGCATCGACCTCCGCGACGACCGACAGGCCCTCCAGCGGCTCAAGGACGCCGCCGAGGAGGCCAAGATCGAACTCAGTAGTCGGAAGGAGACCGAGATCAACCTGCCCTTCATTACAGCGACCGACGACGGCCCGATCCACCTCGAGGAGTCCATGACTCGAGCCAAGTTCGAGTCGCTGACGCAGGACCTGATCGATCGCACCGTCGAGCCGACCGAGCAGGCGCTCGAGGACGCGGGCTACGATGCGGACGACATCGACGAAGTCCTCCTGGTCGGCGGCTCGACCCGGATGCCACAGGTCGCAGAGAAGGTCGAAGAGTTGACCGGTAAGGCGCCCCAGAAGAACGTCAACCCCGATGAGGCCGTCGCGCTGGGCGCGGCGATCCAGGGCGGCGTGCTCGGCGGCGAGGTCGACGACATCGTCCTGCTTGACGTGACGCCGCTCTCGCTCGGTATCGAGGTCAAGGGCGGCCTCTTCGAGCGACTCATCGAGAAGAACACGACGATTCCGACCGAGGAGTCGAAGATCTTCACCACTGCGGCGGACAACCAGACGACGGTGCAGGTCCGGGTCTTCCAGGGCGAGCGCGAACTGGCCGCCGAAAACGAGATGCTCGGCGAGTTCCACCTGACCGGCATCCCGCCGGCCCCCGCGGGGACCCCGCAGATCGAAGTCACGTTCTCGATCGACGAGAACGGCATCGTCAACGTGAGCGCGGAGGACAAGGGCAGCGGCACCACCGAGGAGATCACCATCGAGGGCGGTGCGGGACTCTCCGACTCCGAGATCGAGAAGATGCAGCGCGAAGCCGAGAAACACGCCGAAGAGGACCAGCAGAAGCGCCAGCGCATCGAGGCCCGCAACAGTGCCGAG is a window encoding:
- the dnaK gene encoding molecular chaperone DnaK, which gives rise to MASNKILGIDLGTTNSAFAVMEGGDPEIIVNGEGERTTPSVVAFTDDDERLVGKPAKNQAIQNPEKTIASIKRHIGEDDYTVEIEGEEYTPEEISAMILQKIKRDAEDYLGDDVEKAVITVPAYFSDRQRQATKDAGEIAGFEVERIINEPTAASMAYGLDDDSDQTVLVYDLGGGTFDVSILDLGGGVYEVVATNGDNDLGGDDWDEAIIDWLADEFEDEHGIDLRDDRQALQRLKDAAEEAKIELSSRKETEINLPFITATDDGPIHLEESMTRAKFESLTQDLIDRTVEPTEQALEDAGYDADDIDEVLLVGGSTRMPQVAEKVEELTGKAPQKNVNPDEAVALGAAIQGGVLGGEVDDIVLLDVTPLSLGIEVKGGLFERLIEKNTTIPTEESKIFTTAADNQTTVQVRVFQGERELAAENEMLGEFHLTGIPPAPAGTPQIEVTFSIDENGIVNVSAEDKGSGTTEEITIEGGAGLSDSEIEKMQREAEKHAEEDQQKRQRIEARNSAEATIQRAETLLEENDEQVDDDLRADIEDAIEGLEETIDDDDADADDIETATETLSEELQEIGKQIYQEAGAADAGAAGGAAGAGAAGAGGAAGAGPGGMGGGPNPGPDAGAAGDEDEEFVDADFEDVDFDEDEAEDDE
- the grpE gene encoding nucleotide exchange factor GrpE: MSEDEGTNASAQGVPSEEESDDGETADVDPETSRDEDSEQESESTESESAEAATETDPSADAAEETTAVETETTADDVGEDGDAPETSEDVQRMLDRVTEYDDELAHKVNSIVEEARDLNGTVKHQREELEDLSERIESQAETIGELQTELDEYETALNERDEKIAEYEEEIEDLKSRLKRKQADFQNYKKRAKKRQQQIKDRAAEDLVERLIGVRDNLKRALEEESGDVETLRDGVDMTLREFDRILEDENVSEIDPDPGTEADPQRHEVMMQVDSDQPEGAIADVYTPGYEMGEKVIQNAQVTVSNGEFADADPDDGDGDDESEEEGAADESDDGGDATGEPDAADGATGDSDADADTTADDEAAEADESSANDAGGDDEAIELGGEVAEDDREDTSADAAADEPNE